A genomic region of Arachis stenosperma cultivar V10309 chromosome 9, arast.V10309.gnm1.PFL2, whole genome shotgun sequence contains the following coding sequences:
- the LOC130949366 gene encoding uncharacterized protein LOC130949366, which translates to MPDPRSFVIPCTNGDVTIQRALCDLGASINLMPLSLMKKFQIEEVKPTRISLQLADLSIKLPVGVVEDLLVKVGPFIFPVNFVILDMEEEVKSSIILGRPFLDTGKALIDVQNDELTLRVNEEQVVLHVFEALKCPNDSEGCMKVDVIKLLIQEVLKVEVLDDILDPISEYELVEIDNSHPRRLWFTRLKQRRKPPSLSSNPYPLL; encoded by the coding sequence ATGCCAGACCCAAGGAGTTTTGTCATTCCTTGCACCAATGGAGATGTCACCATTCAGAgagctttatgtgaccttggagccaGCATCAATCTCATGCCACTTTCATTGATGAAAAAGTTTCAAATTGAGGAGGTAAAACCCACTCGTAtttctcttcaacttgctgatcttTCTATTAAATTACCTGTGGGTGTTGTTGAGGATTTACTTGTTAAAGTAGGACCATTCATCTTTCCTgttaattttgttatattagacATGGAAGAGGAGGTAAAGTCCTCTATTatacttggtagaccctttttagaTACAGGAAAagctctgattgatgtacaAAATGATGAATTGACCctgagggtcaatgaagaacaggTGGTCCTTCATGTTTTTGAAGCTCTCAAGTGCCCTAATGACTCTGAAGGGTGTATGAAAGTAGAtgttattaaactacttattcAAGAGGTACTGAAGGTTGAGGTGCTGGATGACATTCTGGATCCTATCTCTGAGTATGAATTAGTTGAAATTGATAATTCACACCCTAGAAGGCTATGGTTCACACGCCTAAAGCAGAGGAGGAAGCCCCCAAGCTTGAGCTCAAATCCCTACCCCCTTCTCTGA
- the LOC130949367 gene encoding uncharacterized protein LOC130949367 encodes MPLYAKFMKELLTHKRNWKEQETVVLTKECSAIIQHNLPKKMPDPRSFVIPCTIGDVTIQRALCDLRASINLMPLSLMKKFQIEEVKSTHMKEEVKSSIILGRPFLDIGKALIDVQNGELTLRVNEEQVVLHVFETLKCPNDSEGCMKADVIKPLVQEVLKAEVLDDILDPISEYELVEIDNSHPRRLWFTRLKQRRKPPSLSSNPYPLL; translated from the exons ATGCCTCTCTATGCTAAATTTATGAAAGAATTGTTGACCCATAAGAGGAACTGGAAGGAACAAGAAACAGTGGTGTTAACCAAGGAATGCAGTGCCATTATTCAACACAACCTTCCTAAGAAGATGCCAGACCCAAGGAGTTTTGTcattccttgcaccattggaGATGTCACCATTCAGAGAGCTTTATGTGACCTTAGAGCCAGCATCAATCTCATGCCACTTTCATTGATGAAAAAGTTTCAAATTGAGGAGGTAAAATCCACTC acATGAAAGAGGAGGTAAAGTCCTCTATTatacttggtagaccctttttagaTATAGGAAAagctctgattgatgtacaAAACGGTGAATTGACCctgagggtcaatgaagaacaggTGGTCCTTCATGTTTTTGAAACTCTCAAGTGCCCTAATGACTCTGAAGGGTGTATGAAAGCAGATGTTATTAAACCACTTGTTCAAGAGGTACTGAAGGCTGAGGTGCTAGATGACATTCTGGATCCTATCTCTGAGTATGAATTAGTTGAAATTGATAATTCACACCCCAGAAGGCTATGGTTCACACGCCTAAAGCAGAGGAGGAAGCCCCCAAGCTTGAGCTCAAATCCCTACCCCCTTCTCTGA